The following coding sequences lie in one Crassostrea angulata isolate pt1a10 chromosome 10, ASM2561291v2, whole genome shotgun sequence genomic window:
- the LOC128168056 gene encoding 40-kDa huntingtin-associated protein-like, which yields MEKDYDVLGKYRAVSNKLKKRFLKRPNVAEGIEQYSSLSKLLKEQECQQYAAFCALAQARCEHTMVNAAGESQSLTEAARNFLEAEVANQELRCPSFNEHLTAAINCYSHAIRVHIENNSAALAAALCMELGNALKKLNKPGEAMAHYQRAAELQSHSPLDCLQSLSEVTSCKIAIKDYDGALSVLTEMAYLAQERGGSSITGRPVGAYCDFLCLCEISRVLLLMMLQPTPQRIRPEHAQTLEKYTWDFNEDNTTVQYLGEDLFLMLQSIVMACQSSDLISLRLLQTELWPLLSTEQNHLLFLVIQELTHPSGEGV from the exons atggaaAAGGATTATGACGTGCTCGGGAAATATAGAGCTGTTTCcaataaattgaaaaa GCGATTCCTGAAACGACCAAATGTAGCAGAAGGGATTGAGCAATACT CGTCATTGTCCAAGTTATTGAAGGAACAGGAATGCCAACAGTACGCTGCTTTTTGTGCTCTTGCTCAAGCAAG ATGTGAGCACACCATGGTGAATGCTGCAGGGGAATCCCAATCACTGACCGAGGCAGCTCGTAACTTCCTGGAGGCAGAAGTAGCCAATCAGGAGCTCAGGTGTCCCAGCTTCAACGAACACCTTACAGCAGCCATCAATTGTTACAGCCATGCAATACGG GTTCACATCGAGAACAACAGTGCAGCATTGGCAGCTGCTTTGTGTATGGAGCTTGGCAATGCCCTGAAG aaactaaacaAACCTGGTGAAGCAATGGCACATTATCAAAGGGCAGCAGAACTCCAGTCTCAT AGCCCACTTGACTGTCTTCAATCTCTCAGTGAAGTCACCTCTTGTAAAATTGCAATTa AAGATTATGATGGAGCTCTAAGTGTCCTCACAGAGATGGCCTACTTAGCACAAGAGAGAGGAG GTTCTTCCATCACGGGCCGGCCAGTGGGGGCTTATTGTGATTTCCTTTGTCTCTGTGAGATTTCAAGGGTGCTCTTGTTAATGATGTTACAG CCCACACCACAGAGAATAAGACCAGAACATGCCCAAACTTTGGAGAAATACACCTGGGATTTTAATGAAGACAATACCACAG tGCAATATCTTGGAGAAGACTTGTTCCTTATGTTGCAGTCAATAGTA aTGGCGTGTCAATCTTCAGATCTGATATCTTTACGATTGCTACAAACAGAGTTATGGCCCCTGTTATCCACAGAACAAAACCATCTACTGTTTCTTGTCATTCAGGAACTGACACACCCCTCGGGAGAAGGAGTCTAG
- the LOC128166513 gene encoding uncharacterized protein LOC128166513: MMSVCEQEEAAEMISEWPVIEQEVHVPVKKSSNSVPLTKRKHKVEEENGVQSFKTKRAHTLCTSNLEEPLVKVAVAKWWRRQPQKVKNHYTDNLPFSENSDTVLAGIMRLEITQSFMLSEVTRLKDIIKINGPSSDVQAALGSFFEKLGDFDSAKHHLEKAVLLNSDNPDSEHKWLLGRVSKQVKVQRDQTSALHSLPSSSNLSMPVYQKVDRVLAEDLTSERFYEEYSSKQRPVIITGLRVTGSPMSPQDIKTHAGDCVVTLKHSVQNSCEWARLENKEKITVSDYIDRIEGLDDESQLDRNASPGYLFDWSLPIHCPRLVEKIRIPRYFAGDFLQRTSEGSLYRDSWPSLFVAPAGLCSELHVDAFGSNFWMAVFQGSKRWVFFPQSDLPYLYPQYSNSMDPVFEADIRNPNLENQPLLHLTHPSECILSEGEVLFVPAGCPHRVENLTKSVAISANFVDLSNWDNVLEELELNALVDPRSQDLLQQFTSLTFDKKMKFYNSEIPWSEFKS; this comes from the exons ATGATGAGTGTTTGTGAACAGGAAGAAGCTGCTGAGATGATTTCAGAATGGCCTGTGATTGAACAAGAAGTTCATGTACCCG TGAAGAAATCAAGTAACTCTGTACCTTTGACAAAAAGGAAACACAAGGTAGAGGAGGAGAATGGTGTTCAGtcttttaaaacaaagagaGCACATACTTTATGTACTAGTAACTTGGAGGAACCATTAGTGAAGGTAGCTGTGGCAAAATGGTGGAGGAGACAGCCTCAGAAAGTGAAAAATCATTACACAGATAACCTACCTTTTAGTGAAAATTCTGATACTGTGCTTGCAGGAATTATGAG aCTAGAGATAACACAGTCCTTCATGCTGTCAGAGGTAACAAGACTAAAGGACATTATAAAGATTAATGGCCCTAGCTCCGATGTCCAGGCAGCTCTTGGCTCGTTTTTTGAGAAACTCGGAGACTTTGATTCTGCCAAACACCATCTTGAAAAGGCTGTTTTACTGAATAGTGATAATCcag ATTCTGAACACAAATGGCTTCTAGGGAGAGTCAGCAAGCAGGTCAAAGTTCAGAGAGACCAAACGTCAGCCTTGCACAGTCTTCCTTCATCGTCCAATTTGTCCATGCCAGTATATCAGAAA GTGGACAGAGTGTTGGCTGAGGACCTGACCTCAGAGAGGTTTTATGAGGAGTATTCCTCCAAACAGAGGCCAGTCATCATTACCGGCCTCAGAGTCACTGGCTCCCCCATGTCTCCACAGGACATCAAAACACACGCAG GAGACTGTGTTGTAACCTTAAAACATTCAGTACAGAACTCTTGTGAATGGGCACGGctagaaaacaaagaaaagataACTGTGTCAGATTATATCGACCGGATAGAGGGTTTAGATGACGAAAGTCAATTGGACAGAAACGCAAGTCCAGGATACTTGTTTGATTGGAGCCTCCCAATCCACTGCCCTAGGCTCGTGGAGAAGATAAGGATACCAAGGTATTTTGCTG GTGACTTTCTTCAGAGGACCAGCGAGGGGTCATTGTACAGAGACAGCTGGCCCAGTCTGTTTGTTGCCCCTGCAGGCCTCTGTAGTGAACTCCATGTGGACGCTTTTGGATCCAACTTTTGGATGGCGGTGTTTCAGGGCTCTAAAAG ATGGGTGTTCTTCCCACAATCTGATCTTCCCTACCTCTACCCCCAGTACTCAAACAGTATGGATCCCGTGTTTGAGGCAGACATCAGGAATCCTAATCTTGAAAATCAGCCATTGCTACACCTAACTCACCCCTCAGAGTGCATTCTTAGTGAAG GAGAAGTTTTGTTTGTACCAGCGGGCTGCCCACACAGAGTGGAGAACCTGACAAAGAGTGTTGCCATCTCTGCCAATTTTGTTGACTTATCAAACTGGGACAATGTTCTAGAAGAACTTGAATTGAATGCCCTTGTAGACCCTAGATCCCAGGATTTGTTGCAGCAGTTCACATCACTTACAtttgacaaaaaaatgaaattctacaATAGTGAAATCCCATGGTCAGAATTTAAAAGCTGA